The proteins below come from a single Papaver somniferum cultivar HN1 chromosome 11, ASM357369v1, whole genome shotgun sequence genomic window:
- the LOC113324268 gene encoding uncharacterized protein LOC113324268 translates to MDLLVSLRFRMDKSWMSTDRTKKRYREGVAAFLRYAVNHLKEEGETYDEFLMLCPCTNCLNLCACSVGDVEDHLFVNGIDQTYTIWNKHGEKDEAITSSKPVNVNNGMHAEFEMGTPTDAPDEDFGMGTPTDAPDTIDMMQAAEEFADDPIKFKKLLENAEKPLYEGCPNFTKLSAIVQLFKLKSKHGASDMFFNELLPLLKDMLPKEGNLMARSTYQAKKILKSMGSGYTKIHACINNCILYWNEYKDEKVCPTCKAPRWKVDRDGKVYENVPAKVLWYFDIIPRFQRLFQSKHTAKDLIWHDTTRNKDGVLRHPADSHAWREIDNNFPEIKGDPRNLRLAVSADGVDVNTGTKHHSGKRTWDAYAQEMFTLRAVVLWTINDYPALEDFYPMSIRSEGRRGHLAEKKWETAPEPMTGEEIYEENVGQSLVGTLLHNGNTKDGLNARKDLVRLGLKSELHPKTDDKGTILPAACYTLTTEEKDIFLETLSELRVPEGSISAKEIMVEELDKLQEDLCVTLCLLEKEVKLCGPVCFRWMYPFERCMKVIKGHVRNKNQPCGCIAEENVAEETIEIYCEYHKSIRTIGIPLDRHNTSQEGEPLSAEEPCIVTPEQLRQAHFYVMQNTPEIEPYIDRHKLYLETNYSTKKRAWLEKEHSNTFGAWLKNEVEKELADDRESISENLRWISHGPHYEVTKYTVYRINGYLFRTRSRDGRIHQNSGVSVAANDMHISRDDDVTYGKASYYGVLQEIWELDYCERKVHLFKCNWVDNKRGVKRDALGYKIVDLTMLGYKNDPFILASQAKQVFYVKDQLDKKKSIVFVTPPKNYRDDDGNDEEFSTVIFSANDNILPSVDPQDLGKESRNDYFRTDCRGLLIRKPK, encoded by the exons ATGGATCTACTGGTCTCTTTGCGTTTCAGAATGGATAAATCCTGGATGAGTACTGATAGAACGAAGAAACGTTATAGAGAAGGAGTTGCGGCGTTTCTGCGGTATGCTGTCAACCATCTCAAGGAGGAGGGTGAGACATATGATGAATTTCTTATGTTGTGTCCGTGTACAAATTGTTTAAATCTCTGTGCATGCTCCGTTGGCGACGTAGAAGATCATTTATTCGTAAATGGAATCGATCAAACGTATACTATTTGGAATAAGCATGGGGAAAAGGATGAGGCAATAACTAGTAGTAAGCCAGTTAACGTCAACAATGGTATGCACGCTGAATTTGAAATGGGAACTCCCACTGATGCTCCAGACGAAGATTTTGGAATGGGAACTCCCACTGATGCTCCAGACACTATAGATATGATGCAGGCTGCAGAAGAGTTCGCAGATGACCCTATAAAGTTTAAAAAGTTACTTGAAAATGCTGAAAAGCCCTTATACGAAGGATGTCCCAACTTCACAAAGTTGTCTGCAATTGTGCAGTTGTTTAAGTTGAAGAGTAAGCACGGTGCATCAGACAtgttttttaatgaattgttacCCTTGTTAAAGGACATGCTTCCCAAAGAAGGTAATTTAATGGCGAGGAGTACATATCAggcaaaaaaaatattgaaatcaATGGGTTCAGGGTACACAAAGATACATGCATGTATCAACAACTGCATTCTTTATTGGAATGAGTACAAGGATGAAAAAGTGTGTCCTACTTGTAAAGCACCCAGATGGAAAGTTGACAGGGATGGTAAAGTTTACGAGAATGTTCCAGCAAAGGTATTGTGGTACTTCGACATCATCCCAAGATTTCAGCGGCTGTTTCAATCGAAGCACACAGCAAAAGATTTGATATGGCACGATACCACTAGAAACAAAGACGGTGTTTTACGTCATCCGGCAGACTCACATGCTTGGAGAGAGATAGATAACAATTTCCCAGAAATTAAAGGTGATCCAAGAAATCTGCGGTTAGCTGTTTCGGCTGATGGAGTTGATGTAAACACAGGCACCAAACATCACAGT GGAAAGAGAACATGGGATGCATATGCCCAAGaaatgtttactctacgtgcagTTGTTTTGTGGACGATAAACGATTATCCTGCTCTTG AAGATTTTTACCCTATGAGCATCCGTTCAGAAGGCAGAAGGGGGCATTTGGCGGAAAAAAAGTGGGAGACTGCTCCAGAACCAATGACCGGGGAAGAAATATATGAGGAG AATGTGGGACAAAGTCTTGTTGGAACGTTGCTGCACAAcgggaatacaaaagatggattaaACGCCAGAAAGGATTTGGTGCGTTTGGGGTTAAAATCGGAGTTACACCCTAAGACAGATGACAAAGGAACGATACTTCCCGCAGCATGTTATACATTAACTACGGAAGAAAAAGACATATTCTTGGAGACACTATCCGAGTTAAGAGTTCCAGAAGG atcaATATCTGCCAAAGAAATCATGGTGGAAGAGCTAGATAAATtgcaagaggatctctgtgtgacGTTATGCTtactagagaa ggaagtgaagTTATGCGGTCCGGTttgctttcgatggatgtatcctttCGAAAGGTGTATGAAGGTTATAAAGGGGCATGTGCGAAACAAGAATCAACCTTGTGGATGCATTGCCGAAGAGAATGTTGCAGAAGAGACGATTGAGATATATTGTGAGTACCATAAAAGCATCAGGACAATTGGTATTCCACTAGATAGGCATAATACATCTCAGGAGGGAGAACCGTTATCAGCTGAAGAGCCGTGTATAGTTACCCCTGAACAGTTGAGACAAGCACATTTCTATGTAATGCAGAACACGCCTGAAATTGAGCCTTACATAGA CCGACACAAGCTATATTTGGAAACTAACTATTCTACTAAAAAGCGAGCATGGCTAGAGAAAGAGCACTCTAACACTTTTGGCGCTTGGTTAAAAAATGAG GTTGAAAAAGAGTTGGCAGACGACAGAGAAAGTATCTCAGAGAACTTAAGATGGATATCACACGGCCCGCACTACGAGGTAACGAAATACACTGTATATCGCATCAATGGATATCTATTCCGCACAAGATCCCGTGATGGTAGAATTCACCAGAATAGTGGGGTTAGCGTTGCAGCAAATGACATGCACATATCTAGAGATGATGATGTTACATATGGTAAAGCCTCTTATTATGGTGTCTTGCAAGAGATATGGGAGTTAGATTACTGTGAAAGAAAAGTTCATCTGTTCAAGTGCAATTGGGTTGATAATAAACGTGGGGTCAAAAGAGATGCTCTTGGCTACAAGATTGTTGACCTTACTATGTTGGGATACAAAAATGATCCTTTTATTTTAGCCTcacaagctaagcaggtattttatgtcaaAGACCAGTTAGATAAGAAAAAGTCTATTGTTTTTGTGACACCTCCCAAAAATTATAGAGATGACGATGGCAACGATGAGGAATTCAGTACAGTAATCTTTTCTGCGAATGATAATATCTTGCCGTCTGTAGATCCACAAGACTTGGGTAAAGAATCCCGAAATGATTACTTCCGAACTGACTGCCGAGGTTTACTTATACGCAAGCCAAAATGA